From a single Streptomyces liliifuscus genomic region:
- a CDS encoding DUF4360 domain-containing protein: MAGAMLLSGAVAALFATALPAHNPSTGIVDPPPDKIVIKVATVNGSGCPQGTAAIAVSPDNTAFTVTYSDYLAQVGGNSDPTAFRKNCQLNLTVAVPGGFTYAIASADYRGFASLKAGATSTEKASYYFQGSPNTASITHPFRGPYDDNWQATDTTEWAQLVWAPCGVQRNFNINTELRVNAGTSAPGSTSFMTMDSTDGDISTIYHLAWKECPSS, translated from the coding sequence ATGGCTGGTGCGATGCTTCTGAGCGGCGCTGTCGCCGCTCTCTTCGCCACCGCGCTTCCCGCGCACAACCCGTCCACCGGGATCGTCGACCCGCCCCCGGACAAGATCGTCATCAAGGTCGCCACGGTGAACGGCTCCGGCTGTCCCCAGGGCACCGCCGCCATCGCCGTGTCCCCGGACAACACCGCGTTCACGGTGACCTACAGCGACTATCTCGCCCAGGTGGGAGGCAACTCCGATCCCACCGCGTTCCGCAAGAACTGCCAGCTCAACCTGACCGTCGCCGTGCCGGGCGGCTTCACGTACGCCATCGCCAGTGCGGACTACCGCGGCTTCGCCTCGCTCAAGGCCGGGGCGACCAGCACCGAGAAGGCCTCGTACTACTTCCAGGGCTCGCCGAACACGGCTTCCATCACCCATCCCTTCAGGGGCCCCTACGACGACAACTGGCAGGCCACGGACACGACGGAGTGGGCGCAGCTGGTCTGGGCGCCCTGCGGTGTGCAGCGGAACTTCAACATCAACACCGAACTCCGCGTGAACGCGGGCACCTCCGCTCCCGGCAGTACCAGCTTCATGACCATGGACTCGACCGACGGTGACATCAGCACGATCTATCACCTGGCCTGGAAGGAGTGCCCCAGCTCCTGA
- a CDS encoding bifunctional DNA primase/polymerase: MRSAPHQQAVEWLAAAAVDPRACKREWEHGASGAVLLPAGRFWDVLSVPEEIGLFALDALLRLPLPMPGPTLADFGAHRVGFFLPPDPESYWVGQDIRYSGKGSWIAVPSPRRTTGTLRWLVPPDGQGALHLPTALEVALHQAAEMLSALVNGERARPVGNAARPGPGRDRLG; encoded by the coding sequence ATGAGAAGCGCTCCCCACCAACAAGCCGTGGAGTGGCTCGCAGCAGCCGCGGTGGACCCCCGGGCCTGCAAGCGTGAATGGGAACACGGGGCGAGCGGCGCCGTGCTGCTCCCGGCCGGCCGGTTCTGGGACGTCCTCAGCGTGCCGGAGGAGATCGGCCTGTTCGCCCTGGACGCCCTTCTGCGTCTCCCGCTGCCGATGCCCGGCCCCACGCTCGCCGATTTCGGCGCCCACCGGGTCGGGTTCTTCCTTCCCCCGGACCCGGAGAGCTACTGGGTGGGACAGGACATCCGGTACTCCGGGAAGGGCTCCTGGATCGCGGTGCCCTCGCCCCGCCGGACGACCGGCACGCTGCGCTGGCTGGTTCCGCCCGACGGCCAGGGTGCCCTGCATCTCCCGACCGCCCTGGAGGTGGCGCTCCATCAGGCCGCCGAGATGCTCTCCGCCCTGGTGAACGGGGAACGGGCACGCCCCGTCGGCAACGCGGCGCGTCCCGGGCCGGGCCGCGATCGACTCGGCTGA